The Desulfohalovibrio reitneri genome contains a region encoding:
- a CDS encoding ATP-binding protein: protein MTRNTRMVGEPENATGGGAGVQGGRGLRRRSSDLMVLVGPDYVFYAANEVCCQAYGLLREQIVGRTIPELLGEEVFEKTIKPRLDRAIDGEEVVFEDWFHHPALGRTFRAVHYSPQVDRTGAVTGVVTLSRDITERKLALDALTESERKYRMIYEGGAEGILLLDHEMVVREANPRAMELLDCRPVHLLGRPYRDLIHPDDLAAVPVRHQAVLAGETVRIERRLATGTGSWIVVDVSATAIGQGIIQLMFLDITRRKRMENELVRARAEAEEANRVKSDFLARMSHEIRTPISGILAMSEMARRAGDKAKVDEYLGMIESAGNVLLELVDDVLDLSRIEAGRMELRDEDFDLRELLYETAAPFQAMARRKGLRMDLEVDGEVPDEARGDPARLGQVLRNLLSNAVKFTEEGTVSMTVGRRIGEEERLRVAVRDTGPGIPREKMPRLFQNFSRLEEAARHSGTGLGLAISRQLVEHMGGSLWVESRPGAGSTFSFTIPMLPPRRSAPATPAAGRTEPLSLADLPPMTLLVAEDNELIRIYLEDILSGAGHEVRLAHDGDDLLRLADTDPPPEAVLLDVNMPGRDGLQCCRLIRDGRAGALPPDIPVIALTAYAMDGDRERMLQAGMDEHLPKPVRPEILAEALNRLIRAH from the coding sequence GTGACGAGGAACACGCGGATGGTTGGCGAGCCGGAAAACGCCACCGGCGGCGGAGCGGGCGTACAGGGCGGGCGCGGGCTGCGGCGGCGCAGTTCGGACCTCATGGTGCTGGTCGGCCCGGATTACGTCTTCTACGCGGCCAACGAAGTTTGTTGCCAGGCCTACGGGCTGCTGCGCGAGCAGATCGTGGGCCGCACCATTCCCGAACTCCTGGGCGAGGAGGTCTTCGAAAAGACCATCAAGCCCCGCCTGGACCGCGCCATCGACGGCGAGGAGGTGGTTTTCGAGGACTGGTTCCACCATCCCGCCCTGGGCCGCACTTTCCGGGCCGTGCACTACTCCCCCCAGGTGGACCGCACCGGAGCCGTCACCGGCGTTGTCACCCTCTCCCGCGACATCACCGAGCGCAAGCTGGCCCTGGACGCCCTGACCGAGTCCGAGCGCAAGTACCGCATGATCTACGAGGGCGGGGCCGAGGGCATCCTGCTGCTGGACCACGAGATGGTCGTCCGCGAGGCCAACCCCCGCGCCATGGAGCTTCTGGACTGCCGGCCCGTCCACCTGCTGGGTCGTCCCTACCGCGACCTCATCCACCCCGACGACCTGGCGGCCGTGCCGGTGCGCCACCAAGCCGTGCTGGCCGGGGAGACGGTGCGCATCGAACGCAGGCTGGCCACGGGCACGGGCTCCTGGATCGTGGTGGACGTCTCGGCCACGGCCATCGGGCAGGGCATCATCCAGCTCATGTTCCTGGACATCACCCGCCGCAAGCGCATGGAGAATGAACTGGTTCGCGCCCGGGCCGAGGCCGAGGAGGCCAACCGGGTCAAGAGCGATTTTCTGGCCCGCATGAGCCACGAGATCCGCACGCCTATTTCCGGCATTCTGGCCATGTCGGAAATGGCCAGGCGCGCCGGGGACAAGGCCAAGGTGGACGAGTACCTGGGCATGATCGAGAGCGCGGGCAACGTGCTGCTGGAACTGGTGGACGACGTGCTGGACCTCTCCCGCATCGAGGCCGGGCGCATGGAGCTGCGCGACGAGGACTTCGACCTGCGGGAGCTGCTGTACGAGACGGCCGCGCCCTTCCAGGCCATGGCCCGGCGCAAGGGGCTGCGCATGGACCTGGAGGTGGACGGCGAGGTGCCGGACGAGGCCAGGGGTGATCCGGCCAGGCTGGGGCAGGTGCTGCGCAATCTGCTCTCAAACGCCGTCAAGTTCACCGAGGAGGGCACCGTGTCCATGACCGTGGGCCGCCGCATCGGGGAGGAGGAGCGGCTGCGGGTGGCGGTGCGCGACACCGGGCCCGGCATTCCCCGGGAGAAGATGCCCCGCCTCTTCCAGAATTTCTCGCGGCTGGAGGAGGCGGCCCGCCACTCCGGCACGGGGCTGGGGCTGGCCATCTCCCGCCAGCTGGTGGAGCATATGGGTGGTTCGCTGTGGGTGGAATCCCGTCCTGGCGCGGGCAGTACCTTTTCCTTCACCATTCCGATGCTGCCGCCGCGCCGCTCGGCCCCGGCCACCCCGGCCGCGGGGAGGACCGAGCCCCTCTCCCTGGCCGACCTGCCCCCCATGACCCTGCTGGTGGCCGAGGACAACGAGCTCATCCGTATCTACCTGGAGGACATCCTCAGCGGGGCGGGGCACGAGGTGCGACTGGCTCACGACGGGGACGACCTGCTCCGCCTGGCGGACACCGATCCGCCGCCGGAGGCCGTGCTGCTGGACGTGAACATGCCCGGCAGGGACGGGCTGCAGTGTTGCCGCCTCATCCGGGACGGCCGGGCCGGGGCCCTCCCCCCGGACATCCCGGTCATCGCCCTGACCGCCTACGCCATGGACGGGGACCGTGAGCGCATGCTGCAGGCGGGCATGGACGAGCACCTGCCCAAGCCCGTGCGGCCCGAGATCCTGGCCGAGGCCCTGAACCGCCTTATCCGCGCGCATTGA
- a CDS encoding TIGR03960 family B12-binding radical SAM protein — protein sequence MKELLPILPKPSRYLGTEWGAPRGDPASARVHLAFAFPDLYEVGMSYLGQRILLDRANRHDGALAERVFSPCLATMDILRERGVPLATLETDTPLSSLDAVAFHLTHELCYANVLAMLELGGIPVRSAERGEGDPLVLAGGGCALAAEPVAPFIDAFVLGDGEAVLDALLDELAASRSRSKAETLAALAELPGIYVPAFFPERVGVVAHEGPGPDRPARAVVEDLDRLECPTDLVLPHAKAVHDRLSVEIARGCTRGCRFCHAGMTYRPVRERSQETVLRALDRGLHEQGYEEVSFLSLSTGDYSALEDLFTRSFDRCAAEQVSFSLPSLRAGTVSSAIWERMASIRRTGATVAPEAGSQRLRDVINKGIGREDLMRHVRALFSRGWSQVKLYFMIGLPTETDEDVRAIYELCREVADIAPKGRKRLQVTASVSPFVPKPHTPFQWERQDAPEETTRKVEMLRELFGRDKRLKLRWHEPEMNFLEGVFSRGGRELAVVVEEAARRGLLFASWTDHFRMGPWLELFDDLGIDPRAYLAARDPGKPLPWDHLNVGVSREFLLLERRRALSESTTPDCRYNDCQGCGACDMAAARSGGDGLRPRVVLPERDQVPEDPDPGAGPPASSREAPPVLSEDLTRKAAHYRLWYTKEGPAAYLSTLEMGAFWERAMRRAGIKPTFSKGFHPMPQISQHRALPVGVESRAEYVDLFTREEYDPAELARRLNEQAVEGIRVLLAEPLSMGRKQAQAPREEYSLRYTGPDPEGWRRAWEAFLASGSFPFVRRSKRGDKEDDARAYAAEGEFTGTDGLRLVLDWSNGYVSPLTLVRAVQPDVEATDFRLKKTAQRFEGTEKTG from the coding sequence ATGAAAGAGCTTCTGCCCATCCTTCCCAAGCCCAGCCGCTATCTGGGCACCGAATGGGGCGCCCCGCGCGGCGACCCCGCATCGGCCCGCGTCCACTTGGCCTTCGCCTTCCCCGACCTCTACGAGGTGGGCATGTCCTATCTTGGCCAGCGCATCCTGCTGGACCGGGCCAACCGCCACGACGGCGCCCTGGCGGAGCGGGTCTTCTCCCCCTGCCTGGCGACCATGGACATCCTGCGGGAGCGCGGCGTCCCCCTGGCCACCCTGGAGACGGACACCCCGCTGTCCTCCCTGGACGCCGTGGCGTTCCACCTGACCCACGAGCTGTGCTACGCCAACGTGCTGGCCATGCTGGAGCTGGGCGGCATTCCCGTCCGCTCGGCCGAGCGCGGGGAGGGCGACCCGCTGGTGCTGGCCGGTGGCGGCTGCGCCCTGGCCGCGGAGCCGGTGGCCCCCTTCATCGACGCCTTCGTGCTGGGCGACGGCGAAGCCGTGCTGGACGCCCTGCTGGACGAGCTGGCCGCCTCCCGCTCGCGGAGCAAGGCGGAGACCCTGGCCGCCCTGGCGGAGCTGCCCGGCATCTACGTGCCCGCCTTTTTCCCGGAGCGGGTCGGGGTCGTGGCGCACGAGGGGCCCGGCCCGGACAGGCCCGCCCGCGCCGTGGTGGAGGACCTGGACCGCCTGGAGTGCCCCACGGACCTGGTGCTGCCCCACGCCAAGGCGGTGCACGACCGCCTCTCCGTGGAGATTGCCCGTGGCTGCACCCGTGGCTGCCGCTTCTGCCACGCGGGCATGACCTACCGCCCGGTGCGCGAGCGTTCCCAGGAAACCGTGCTGCGGGCACTGGACCGGGGCCTGCATGAACAGGGCTACGAGGAAGTCTCCTTCCTCTCCCTGTCCACGGGCGACTACTCCGCCCTGGAGGACCTCTTCACCCGCAGCTTCGACCGCTGCGCCGCCGAGCAGGTATCCTTCTCCCTGCCCTCCCTGCGGGCGGGCACCGTGTCCTCGGCCATCTGGGAGCGCATGGCCTCCATCCGCCGCACCGGCGCCACCGTGGCCCCGGAGGCGGGCAGCCAGCGGCTGCGCGACGTCATCAACAAGGGCATCGGACGCGAGGACCTCATGCGCCACGTGCGGGCGCTGTTCTCGCGCGGCTGGAGCCAGGTGAAGCTGTATTTCATGATCGGCCTGCCCACGGAGACGGACGAGGACGTGCGAGCCATCTACGAGCTGTGCCGCGAGGTGGCGGACATCGCGCCGAAGGGGCGCAAGCGGCTGCAGGTCACGGCCTCGGTCTCGCCCTTCGTGCCCAAGCCGCACACCCCCTTCCAGTGGGAGCGGCAGGACGCGCCCGAGGAGACCACCCGCAAGGTTGAGATGCTGCGGGAGCTGTTCGGCAGGGACAAGCGGCTCAAACTGCGCTGGCACGAGCCGGAGATGAACTTCCTGGAGGGGGTCTTCTCCCGGGGCGGCCGCGAACTGGCCGTGGTGGTGGAGGAGGCCGCCCGGCGCGGGCTGCTCTTCGCCTCCTGGACGGACCACTTCCGCATGGGGCCGTGGCTGGAGTTGTTCGACGACCTGGGCATCGACCCCCGCGCCTACCTGGCCGCCCGCGACCCGGGGAAGCCCCTGCCCTGGGACCACCTGAACGTCGGGGTGAGCCGGGAATTTCTGCTGCTGGAGCGCAGGCGCGCCCTGTCCGAGAGCACCACCCCGGACTGCCGTTACAATGACTGCCAGGGCTGCGGAGCCTGCGACATGGCGGCCGCGCGCTCCGGCGGCGACGGCCTGCGTCCCCGCGTGGTGCTGCCCGAGCGCGACCAGGTGCCCGAGGACCCGGACCCCGGGGCGGGTCCGCCCGCGTCCTCTCGCGAGGCCCCGCCCGTGTTGTCCGAGGACCTGACCCGCAAGGCCGCCCACTACCGTTTGTGGTACACCAAGGAAGGACCAGCGGCCTACCTCTCCACCCTGGAGATGGGCGCATTCTGGGAGCGGGCCATGCGCCGGGCGGGCATCAAGCCCACCTTCTCCAAGGGCTTCCATCCCATGCCGCAGATTTCCCAGCACCGCGCCCTGCCCGTGGGCGTGGAGAGCCGGGCCGAGTACGTGGACCTCTTCACCCGCGAGGAGTACGACCCGGCCGAGCTGGCCCGCCGCCTGAACGAACAGGCGGTGGAGGGCATCCGCGTGCTGCTGGCCGAACCGCTGTCCATGGGCCGCAAGCAGGCCCAGGCCCCGCGCGAGGAATACTCCCTGCGTTACACAGGCCCGGACCCCGAAGGCTGGCGGCGGGCCTGGGAGGCCTTCCTGGCCTCGGGGTCCTTCCCTTTCGTGCGGCGCTCCAAACGCGGGGACAAGGAGGACGACGCCCGGGCCTACGCGGCGGAGGGCGAGTTCACTGGGACGGACGGCCTGCGCCTGGTGCTGGACTGGTCGAACGGCTATGTCAGCCCGCTGACCCTGGTGCGGGCGGTGCAGCCGGACGTGGAGGCCACGGATTTCCGGCTGAAAAAGACGGCCCAGCGCTTCGAGGGGACCGAAAAAACCGGCTGA
- a CDS encoding MFS transporter: MSGPASGPGSEGLSFGRALPTLACLTGAFFLLFMARNVIGPLMVPVRADLGLSNSQAGMVISTMGLGVMLGLVSSGFLAKAFSHRMAAAGALLLCGSGALGASLSSDYAGLLAGMWFLGLGAGLYLPSGVAVITGLTRERDWGKALSVHELAPNFSFVLAPLWAELCLSHGDWRLALRLLAWALLGAGALLAAFGPGRGQKGQAPGPRLLRSIMSKPLFWVMAVLFGLAVGATVGPFTMLPLYLTEEHGYARETANQLLAVSRVSGLVMVFAGGWLVDRLGAVQTIRLYLLLCGGLTACLGLLEGPALAGAVIAQPLVSACFFPAGFAAISRAFSWEERNVAVSLVTPAGALVGASMVPAALGGLGDTVGFGIGFAGLGGVMLAALALLRLLPRGQDRAETGGVS; encoded by the coding sequence GTGAGCGGTCCAGCTTCCGGGCCCGGGAGCGAGGGGCTTTCCTTCGGCCGGGCGCTGCCCACCCTGGCCTGCCTCACCGGGGCGTTCTTTCTGCTGTTCATGGCCCGCAACGTCATCGGGCCGCTCATGGTGCCGGTGCGGGCGGATCTGGGGCTGAGCAACTCCCAGGCTGGCATGGTCATCTCCACCATGGGCCTGGGCGTCATGCTGGGGCTCGTGTCCTCCGGCTTCCTGGCCAAGGCCTTTTCCCACCGCATGGCCGCAGCGGGCGCGCTTTTGCTCTGCGGCTCGGGAGCCCTGGGCGCCTCCCTCTCTTCGGACTACGCCGGGCTGCTGGCGGGCATGTGGTTTCTAGGGCTGGGGGCGGGACTGTACCTGCCCTCCGGGGTGGCGGTCATCACCGGTCTGACCCGCGAACGGGACTGGGGCAAGGCGCTTTCGGTGCACGAACTTGCTCCCAATTTCTCCTTCGTCCTGGCCCCGCTGTGGGCCGAACTCTGCCTGTCCCACGGGGACTGGCGGCTGGCTTTGCGGCTTCTGGCCTGGGCCCTGCTGGGCGCGGGCGCGCTGCTGGCGGCCTTCGGTCCGGGGAGGGGGCAGAAGGGCCAGGCTCCGGGGCCAAGACTGCTGCGCTCCATCATGTCCAAACCGCTGTTCTGGGTCATGGCCGTGCTGTTCGGCCTGGCCGTAGGGGCCACGGTGGGCCCCTTCACCATGCTGCCCCTCTACCTGACGGAAGAGCACGGCTACGCCCGGGAGACGGCCAACCAGCTGCTGGCCGTGTCGCGGGTGTCCGGGCTGGTCATGGTATTCGCTGGCGGCTGGCTGGTGGACCGTCTGGGCGCGGTGCAGACCATCCGGCTCTATCTCCTCCTGTGCGGAGGACTCACCGCCTGCCTGGGACTGCTGGAAGGCCCGGCCCTGGCCGGGGCGGTCATCGCCCAGCCCCTGGTTTCGGCCTGCTTCTTCCCCGCGGGGTTCGCGGCCATATCCCGCGCCTTCTCCTGGGAGGAACGCAACGTGGCCGTCTCCCTGGTCACTCCGGCGGGCGCGCTGGTGGGCGCGTCCATGGTCCCGGCCGCCCTGGGGGGGCTGGGCGACACCGTGGGCTTCGGCATCGGCTTCGCCGGGTTGGGCGGAGTGATGCTGGCGGCGCTGGCGCTTCTGCGGCTGCTGCCGCGCGGCCAAGACCGGGCGGAAACCGGCGGGGTTTCTTGA
- a CDS encoding response regulator: MAESKPNILVVDDDPDTRETVAECLAPDYGVWGAASASEAMDLFMRARPDAVLVDLRLPDLSGLDVLSTFTRDAPEMPVIIITGQGRRSDAVEALRRGAWDWLEKTLEFDELLPLTLDKALVRSAELRQRREYLDHLEEKVLERGRELAEVRTGREAEASGRRAAEDSLRHTRRRYRDLFEESPVSLWEADFSGARAVLDELAARGVEDLRTHLLDNPDDLDRSLAGMRVVAVNTHSLKLFRAGDKSSLLRNIEAILPDSRAVRARVLDWLAEVRRTGKGGAMQVELPCKGLDGRNMCCQARIFVPEPNRADLSRVLMALADVTQRKLAEEQEKQAHDFLHRVLEAVPAPVFVKNRDHRWVMVNNAFAELMHKSPDELVGRTDTDFFTPETAEYIWEKEDAILASGGSVEYDNSLVLPDGERRHLSVRKAALTLPLNGETVLVAVVHDITERRGMEEELRRTRDEARAADTAKSEFLATMSHELRTPMNAIIGLSQLMLESGPDEEMAGHLRSVHDSARSLLSLLNDILDLARLEFGGLRMEDEEFSPAGVLRGVTEEYRPGARRKGLELRLEVPGNLPPAVRGDPGRLRRVLAALLDNAVKFTDSGAVVVEARAEAAANGVERLRFTVRDTGPGVPENIRERVFESFVQGDGSATRRHGGTGLGLALARKLVDMLDGTIWVEDEPSGGSAFHFSASFAQVDGKRGGNDDGSWPSGLRVLVVEDNPVNQRMLRTLLERRNNSVRMAATAEEGLDALASEPVDLVLMDVGLPAMDGLEATRAIRSARPERSDPEVPVIALTAHGHAGDRERFLEAGMDAYVPKPVDFEVLRRTMVSVLRERSRGGDGRLRESPGGGSADQASGEAVFETRDALARLGGDQAFLDELLEVFIGDAPAKVEKLDEAVRQGRPEAVREAAHALKGAASAVGAVAVESAAREMEDLAESGGDAGEYLRGLRREVERAVERGREKLDR, from the coding sequence ATGGCCGAGAGCAAGCCGAACATACTTGTGGTGGATGACGACCCGGACACCCGCGAGACCGTGGCCGAGTGCCTGGCGCCGGACTACGGCGTATGGGGGGCGGCCAGCGCGTCCGAGGCCATGGACCTGTTCATGCGGGCCAGACCGGACGCCGTCCTGGTGGACCTGCGCCTGCCGGACCTGAGCGGGCTGGACGTGCTGTCCACCTTCACCCGCGACGCCCCGGAGATGCCGGTCATCATCATCACCGGACAGGGCCGCCGGAGCGATGCGGTGGAGGCCCTGCGACGCGGGGCCTGGGACTGGCTGGAAAAGACCCTGGAGTTCGACGAGCTGTTGCCTCTGACCCTGGACAAGGCCTTGGTCCGTTCGGCCGAGCTCCGACAGCGCCGCGAGTATCTGGACCACCTGGAGGAGAAGGTTCTGGAGCGCGGCCGGGAACTGGCCGAGGTGCGCACCGGCCGCGAAGCCGAGGCCTCCGGCCGCAGGGCGGCCGAAGACAGCCTGCGCCACACGCGCCGCCGTTACCGCGACCTGTTCGAGGAGAGCCCCGTCTCCCTGTGGGAGGCGGACTTCTCCGGAGCGCGGGCCGTGCTGGACGAGTTGGCCGCCCGGGGCGTGGAGGACCTGCGCACTCATCTGCTGGACAACCCGGACGACCTGGACCGCAGCCTGGCGGGCATGCGGGTGGTGGCGGTCAACACCCACTCCCTGAAGCTTTTCCGGGCCGGGGACAAGAGCTCCCTGCTGCGCAACATCGAGGCCATCCTGCCGGATTCCAGGGCGGTGCGCGCCAGGGTGCTGGACTGGCTGGCCGAGGTGCGGCGCACGGGCAAGGGCGGGGCGATGCAGGTGGAGTTGCCCTGCAAGGGTCTGGATGGCCGGAACATGTGCTGCCAGGCGCGCATTTTCGTGCCGGAGCCCAACCGGGCGGACCTCTCCCGGGTGCTTATGGCCTTGGCGGACGTCACACAGCGCAAGCTGGCCGAGGAGCAGGAGAAGCAGGCCCACGACTTCCTCCACCGGGTGTTGGAGGCCGTGCCCGCCCCGGTATTCGTCAAGAACCGCGATCACCGTTGGGTGATGGTCAACAACGCCTTCGCCGAGCTGATGCACAAGAGCCCGGATGAGTTGGTGGGGCGCACGGACACGGACTTCTTCACCCCGGAGACGGCCGAGTACATTTGGGAGAAGGAGGACGCGATACTGGCCTCGGGCGGTTCGGTGGAATACGACAACTCCCTTGTCCTGCCGGACGGTGAGCGCCGCCACCTGTCGGTGAGGAAGGCCGCCCTGACCCTGCCCCTCAACGGCGAGACCGTGCTGGTGGCCGTGGTGCACGACATCACCGAGCGGCGGGGCATGGAGGAGGAACTGCGCCGCACCCGCGACGAGGCGCGGGCCGCTGACACGGCCAAATCCGAGTTTCTGGCCACCATGAGCCACGAGCTGCGCACTCCCATGAACGCCATCATCGGCCTCTCCCAGCTCATGCTGGAAAGCGGGCCGGACGAGGAGATGGCGGGGCACCTGCGTTCCGTCCACGATTCGGCCAGGTCCCTGCTGAGCCTTCTCAACGACATCCTGGACCTGGCCCGGCTGGAGTTCGGTGGGCTGCGCATGGAGGATGAGGAGTTCTCCCCGGCCGGGGTGCTGCGCGGGGTGACGGAGGAATACCGGCCCGGGGCGCGGCGAAAGGGGCTGGAACTGCGGCTGGAGGTCCCCGGCAACCTTCCCCCGGCAGTGCGCGGAGACCCGGGCAGGCTGCGGCGGGTTCTGGCCGCGTTGCTGGACAACGCGGTCAAGTTCACGGACTCTGGCGCCGTCGTGGTGGAGGCGCGGGCGGAGGCGGCAGCGAACGGCGTGGAGCGGTTGCGTTTCACAGTGCGGGACACCGGGCCAGGGGTGCCGGAAAATATCCGCGAGCGCGTGTTCGAGAGTTTTGTGCAGGGCGACGGCTCGGCCACCCGCCGCCACGGAGGAACCGGCCTGGGGCTGGCCCTGGCGCGCAAGCTGGTGGACATGCTGGATGGGACAATCTGGGTGGAGGACGAACCAAGCGGGGGCAGCGCCTTCCACTTCTCCGCCAGCTTCGCCCAGGTGGATGGCAAGCGGGGAGGCAACGACGACGGAAGCTGGCCCTCGGGCCTGCGCGTGCTGGTGGTGGAGGACAACCCGGTCAACCAGCGCATGCTGCGCACCCTGCTGGAGCGTCGGAACAACTCGGTCCGCATGGCCGCCACAGCGGAGGAGGGGCTTGACGCGCTGGCTTCCGAACCGGTTGACTTGGTGCTCATGGACGTCGGTCTGCCCGCCATGGACGGGCTGGAGGCCACCCGGGCCATCCGTTCGGCCCGGCCGGAGCGTTCCGACCCGGAAGTGCCGGTCATCGCCCTGACCGCCCACGGCCACGCGGGCGACAGGGAGCGTTTTCTGGAGGCGGGCATGGACGCCTACGTGCCCAAGCCGGTTGATTTCGAGGTCCTGCGGCGGACCATGGTCTCGGTGCTGCGGGAGCGTTCGCGCGGGGGGGATGGCCGCCTCCGGGAGTCCCCCGGAGGCGGCTCGGCGGATCAGGCATCCGGCGAGGCGGTGTTTGAGACCAGGGACGCGCTGGCGCGTCTGGGCGGCGACCAGGCTTTTCTTGACGAGCTGCTGGAGGTATTCATCGGCGATGCCCCGGCCAAGGTCGAGAAGCTCGACGAGGCGGTGCGCCAGGGGCGGCCCGAGGCCGTCCGCGAGGCGGCCCACGCCCTCAAGGGCGCGGCCTCGGCCGTGGGGGCGGTGGCCGTGGAATCGGCGGCCAGGGAAATGGAAGACCTGGCCGAGAGCGGCGGCGATGCCGGGGAATACCTCCGCGGCCTGCGCCGCGAGGTGGAGCGGGCCGTGGAGCGCGGCCGGGAGAAGCTGGACCGGTGA